A window of Phyllopteryx taeniolatus isolate TA_2022b chromosome 19, UOR_Ptae_1.2, whole genome shotgun sequence contains these coding sequences:
- the kcnj16a gene encoding LOW QUALITY PROTEIN: inward rectifier potassium channel 16 (The sequence of the model RefSeq protein was modified relative to this genomic sequence to represent the inferred CDS: deleted 2 bases in 1 codon), giving the protein MLRFVAERCQAVARMPKSYQSVERGDEATATATAAETEKSPGSRKQRYVRKEGSCNVVFRHLPEEWLLFVTDIFTTLVEIRWRAMLLIFALSYILSWLFFGILFWVIALAHGDVQDHKTAPCVYKVRSFTAAFLFSLETQTTIGYGTRGMSENCAVAIAVVTVQDVVSCFINTFVIGIAVAKMASAKKRAQTVGFSNCAVVNLRDGHLCLSWRVGDFRRNHLVEGTAHAQIVRADAHATGRVDVAYRDLVIQQPDIVLVAPTTICHRIREGSPLYGMSPAELRASDLEVVVSFTYTDDSTGTLHQTRTSYTRDDILWGHVFQEMIRAGRRRYTVDYVLFNQTAKVPLPAISAEAYRLKRRPRPSPRGSPRRGPEPPLNDGQHPDTT; this is encoded by the exons ATGTTGCGTTTTGTCGCAGAACGTTGCCAAGCTG TCGCCAGGATGCCGAAGTCGTACCAGAGCGTCGAGCGCGGTGACGAggcgacggcgacggcgacggcggcggaGACGGAGAAGAGTCCCGGGAGCCGGAAGCAGCGCTACGTGCGCAAAGAGGGCAGCTGCAACGTGGTTTTCCGCCACCTTCCCGAGGAGTGGCTCTTGTTCGTCACCGACATCTTCACCACCTTGGTGGAGATCCGCTGGAGGGCGATGCTCCTCATCTTCGCGCTGTCCTACATCCTGTCCTGGCTTTTCTTCGGGATCCTCTTCTGGGTCATCGCGCTGGCCCACGGCGACGTCCAGGACCACAAGACGGCGCCGTGCGTCTACAAGGTGCGCAGCTTCACCGCCGCCTTCCTGTTCTCACTGGAGACTCAGACCACCATCGGCTACGGCACCAGAGGGATGTCGGAGAACTGCGCCGTGGCCATCGCGGTGGTGACCGTCCAGGACGTCGTCAGCTGCTTCATCAACACCTTCGTCATCGGCATCGCCGTCGCCAAGATGGCCTCGGCCAAGAAGCGGGCGCAGACGGTGGGCTTCAGCAACTGCGCTGTCGTCAACCTCCGCGACGGCCACCTGTGCCTCTCCTGGCGGGTGGGCGACTTCCGCCGCAACCACCTGGTGGAGGGTACGGCGCACGCTCAGATCGTGCGCGCCGACGCCCACGCCACCGGCAGGGTGGACGTCGCCTACCGGGATCTGGTCATCCAGCAGCCCGACATCGTCCTGGTGGCGCCGACCACCATCTGCCACCGCATCCGGGAGGGCAGTCCGCTGTACGGGATGAGCCCGGCGGAGCTGCGGGCCTCCGACCTGGAAGTGGTGGTGTCCTTCACGTACACCGACGACAGCACGGGAACGCTGCACCAGACGCGCACGTCCTACACGCGGGACGACATCTTGTGGGGTCACGTCTTCCAGGAGATGATCCGGGCCGGCAGGAGGCGCTACACCGTCGACTACGTGCTCTTCAACCAGACCGCCAAGGTCCCGCTGCCCGCGATCAGCGCCGAGGCCTATCGGCTCAAGCGGCGGCCGCGGCCTTCGCCGCGCGGT TCGCCCCGACGAGGTCCCGAGCCCCCCTTAAACGACGGACAACATCCTGACACCACGTAG
- the kcnj2a gene encoding inward rectifier potassium channel 2a: MGRYGGTASSEEAGTEPADGHGKARTRPQRASRFVKKDGHCNVRYVNVSEKGQRYLADIFTTCVDVRWRWMLLIFCSAFLLSWLFFGCVFWLLAIFHGDLEVHAEHKCVSNVDTFTAAFLFSVETQTTIGYGYRYVTDECPAAVFAVVFQSIVGCVIDAFVIGAIMAKMAKPKKRNETLAFSHNATVAMRDNKLCLMWRVGNLRRSHLVEAHVRAQLLRSRTTAEGEYIPLDQTDIDVGFDSGVDRIFLVSPITVVHVIDEDSPFYGVGKQDLRACDFEVVVILEGMVEATAMTTQCRSSYVAGEILWGHRFQPVLFEENDYYKVDYARFHATYEVPGTPQCSARELAQNKYTPSASGSFCYENEMATDAREDTDEGNGGSVGPDAVQDAERDRTAAAAPTAPLRRESEI; encoded by the coding sequence ATGGGCCGCTACGGCGGTACGGCGTCCTCCGAGGAGGCGGGCACCGAGCCGGCCGACGGCCACGGCAAAGCGCGCACGCGTCCGCAGCGGGCGAGCCGCTTCGTGAAGAAGGACGGCCACTGCAACGTCCGCTACGTCAACGTGAGCGAGAAGGGTCAGCGCTACCTGGCCGACATCTTCACCACGTGCGTGGACGTGCGCTGGCGCTGGATGCTGCTCATCTTCTGCTCGGCCTTCCTGCTCTCCTGGCTCTTCTTCGGATGCGTCTTTTGGCTCCTCGCCATCTTCCACGGCGACCTGGAGGTCCACGCCGAGCACAAGTGCGTCTCCAACGTCGACACCTTCACGGCCGCCTTCCTGTTTTCCGTGGAGACGCAGACCACCATCGGCTACGGCTACCGCTACGTGACGGACGAGTGCCCGGCCGCCGTCTTCGCCGTAGTCTTCCAGAGCATCGTGGGCTGCGTCATCGACGCCTTCGTCATCGGCGCCATCATGGCCAAGATGGCCAAACCCAAGAAGAGGAACGAGACCCTGGCGTTCAGCCACAACGCCACGGTGGCCATGAGGGACAACAAGCTGTGCCTGATGTGGCGGGTGGGCAACCTGCGGCGCAGTCACCTGGTGGAGGCTCACGTACGGGCGCAGCTCCTGCGCTCCCGCACCACGGCCGAGGGCGAGTACATCCCGCTGGACCAGACCGACATCGACGTGGGTTTCGATAGCGGCGTGGATCGCATCTTCCTGGTGTCGCCCATCACCGTGGTGCACGTGATCGACGAGGACAGCCCCTTCTACGGCGTGGGCAAACAGGACCTCCGCGCCTGCGACTTTGAGGTGGTGGTGATCCTGGAGGGCATGGTGGAGGCCACCGCCATGACCACGCAGTGCCGCAGCTCCTACGTGGCCGGCGAGATCCTGTGGGGGCATCGCTTCCAACCCGTGCTCTTCGAGGAGAACGACTACTACAAGGTGGACTACGCACGCTTCCACGCCACCTACGAGGTGCCCGGCACACCGCAGTGCAGCGCCCGGGAGTTGGCGCAGAACAAGTACACGCCGTCCGCCTCGGGATCCTTCTGCTACGAGAACGAGATGGCGACGGACGCTCGGGAGGACACGGACGAGGGCAACGGCGGCAGCGTCGGACCCGACGCCGTCCAGGACGCCGAGCGCGACcggaccgccgccgccgcgccgACCGCGCCGCTCAGACGAGAGTCGGAGATATGA
- the LOC133469646 gene encoding uncharacterized protein LOC133469646 codes for MPIWLQTPPRSSSALPSECWKLVFSRATASHIKEPLRLPTCSEIFKGPVLLPCGGSSAVVGGERRSIASSLWEKVQPLNLALRNVCEAFTQASVESEDICSLREEKLKLGPPGGREPRLQRDNCIEHAESIKVQREKVERKIRKDFEELCGFLQVEEEARLSAVREEEQEKSQRMKEKMEARDRDAAAIGTTGKQIRVHVDTTERSISFSEYHLANTRLGNMDPSIHNMKMFPHLCTMDESPLNNNHSTSTAPRLPRAEGQPATTCGTCSN; via the exons atgccgatcTGGCTGCAGACA CCACCTCGGAGCAGCTCAGCACTCCCCAGTGAATGTTGGAAGCTTGTCTTCTCAAGGGCCACGGCCAGCCACATTAAGGAGCCTCTCCGACTTCCGACCTGTTCGGAGATCTTCAAAGGTCCTGTCTTGCTGCCGTGTGGTGGCAGCTCGGCGGTGGTGGGAGGAGAAAGGAGATCCATCGCGTCCAGTCTGTGGGAGAAGGTGCAACCTTTGAACTTGGCACTGAGGAATGTGTGTGAGGCCTTTACACAAGCCTCAGTGGAGTCCGAGGACATCTGCAGCTTGCGCGAGGAAAAACTGAAACTTGGACCACCAGGAGGTCGTGAGCCTCGTCTGCAGAG AGACAACTGCATTGAACACGCAGAGTCCATCAAGGTCCAGAGGGAGAAGGTTGAACGCAAGATTAGGAAGGATTTCGAGGAGCTTTGTGGCTTCCTGCAGGTTGAGGAGGAGGCCAGATTGTCTGCTGTGAGGGAGGAAGAGCAGGAGAAGAGTCAGAGGATGAAGGAGAAGATGGAGGCTCGCGACAGAGACGCGGCCGCGATCGGAACCACAGGGAAGCAGATCCGAGTTCATGTGGACACGACCGAAAGATCCATTTCATTCTCTGAATATCATCTCGCAAACACCAGATTAGGCAACATGGACCCTTCCATTCACAACATGAAAATGTTTCCTCACTTATGCACAATGGATGAAAGTCCCCTGAATAATAATCATTCCACTTCCACTGCACCACGCTTGCCCCGTGCCGAGGGCCAACCGGCGACAACTTGCGGCACGTGCTCAAATTAG